A stretch of DNA from Lycium ferocissimum isolate CSIRO_LF1 chromosome 4, AGI_CSIRO_Lferr_CH_V1, whole genome shotgun sequence:
TCCAAATACAACTCCGAGGCTGCACATCATCAAATGGTATTTCAAATTGAAGAATGCTGAAATGAGCTATTGTCTTCATGAAATGAACAGCTAAAATTGCACTAGTTCAAAACTGACCATTCAACATAAACACCAAATAGTTAAGGTCGTAATATTGATTCAAGATGGCAAATTATTGgacaaaaaataatcatttagaACACATAAACTATAGAAACAAGTAACCTAATAGATGCCTTCAGAGATGAGACAGTGGCAGAGCCAGAATTTGAacaaggaattttttttttcaataatacaAGAATATCACTTCCGAACATGTGATCTAAAGCAAATTTTTGGATCCCTTTGCCACTAGAATAGAATATTCCTTTATGTGAAGGGGATTCAGCAACTTGATACAAACAAAAGAAGTTCTTTTTTGTCCTGTTCGTGCAGTATAAGTTTCCAATGGCTCCACCCTGCCTCCAGGGAAACACGCGAGCGCGCATGCACACATGTATATACATTCATACAGATAACTCGATGTTGCAATAAATATGAGATAACTACCCTAATACAGAGTTACAGAAGTGTGGAGACGATTAACAGTACTAAAAAAGTTGTAAAGAGACGCGAAGAAGCGAAGTAATTGTTTGAAATTAATTAAGCACAGAAAAAAAGAACCTGCTTGAGATCTTCACGAGGCAAGTTTGACATTGCAAGGAAATTGGTGGCATCCTTTCCGATGAGACGTCCATCCCCATCTGCGACACCATTAGTTTCAACAAATATTAAAGTCAAAGTATTTTGAACGCATGATTTCAAAACTACAATGTGTTCAGTTCTATAAACCATTGAAGGTCGGACATCTCAAATTTAAACTCTGAATTCGTCTCCACATGCACATATTTAAATACGAATGCTGAGAAAAAGAGAACAAACCTGAATCAGCAAAACTAAACCATTCTTGATAAATCTTCTCGTTCCTTTTGGAGCAATGACTGATGGGACAAGTATCAAACTCCATTCTTCACAGAAGTCAAGTTGTTTGTTCTGCTTTGGAACAAGCTAGCGCCTTCTTCTTTGTTGGAGGCTCCCCactctatttttcattttttaagggGAAGATCCAACTTAGTTTGTTCTACCATCATTGAAAACATAATTAAGTTAAAAAAGGTATCATGGATCATATAATTAAATGAGATTAACTAATACACACCGATAATGACAAGAAATGTCTATATTATTTGGTTATATATCACGACAATATATATGACTTGATAGTATAAAAGTTCTTCATGTTATCGGGGTGTACAAGTTAAACTCTAATCAAAATATGGTATCACAACAAGTGAAGGCCTTGTGTAGTCTCATCATTattcataatttttaaaaatcaaataaaaatcgCATCCATGAAAAAGATcaggccatatatatatatatatatatatcatgtactTTGTCCATGATAAGAATTATGCAAATACACAAGAGGACGAATTGAagacataaaaatataaattctaaagGCGTACTTATTCTAAAAATTTAAACCTTTAGATGGAATGATTACATAATCCAACTCAAACGTGAGTAAACAGATAAATAATGAATTTAAGTATAGAATGACAATTCAAAATTAGATCAATAGAAGGTGTCAGTTGGATAACTTTTTTGAATTGTAGATTGAAAAGTATAAAAACAATTTGCATGTTGAATGAATTACAACTTTGTAATAAAATTACTATACAATAATATATTAGGATTTGGATGTTTCTGCATGAATCATAGAAAAACAGGGAGGACAAAATTGGTAACGATGAATCATGCATGCATTTTGTGTTGGTAAGCCCGAATCTAATTGCTCGAGCCAGTGAATTTCGAATGTCAGATGgttaaataacaaaaaaaatatcatgtaCACTATGGATTAATGCTTACAAGATGAGCCTTTAGAGTTTCAATATGAAAGAATTGGGTTGAAATGGCTATACATATGTGTTATTGCTCTCTAATTTGTCTGTGTTTTTCCCTCTCCCGCtgtatatatttgttatgtATATCAAACTTATGAGATCAACGAGGAGAGGAAAAATACACAGTTTATGAAAGAGATGAGCCTTTGATGAatttgtgaaaagaaaaaatatgcgAAATCTGCAAGGCTTAACTTAATGGAAGAGATGAAAGCAGAAGGCGAAAAGAAAGGAGGGTAAAAAAAGATAGTAATTATATTGAGGCTTagcttaaaaaacaaaaaataaatagaaaaagaacAGAAAAAGGGCAAAGATAGGGAAAATTGCAGCCAAATACCATTCGCCAATTTAggttacaaaatatatacacaatatataggtagtgtatactttatactaaatatacataacatatacataatatctacatacatatacatataatatacgtatacatatacatataatatacgtacctatatacaacatatacaaccaaagtgtgtatatattttcttgtgCCGAGGGCTCACCTAAACAACTTCTCCTACTTTCCATGATAGGGGTAAGTGCCGTGTACATTTTTACCCTCACTGActcccactttgtgggattttcATTGGGTTGTGTCGTTTccaaaaagatatatatatatatatatatatatatatatatatatatatatatatatatatatatatatatatatatatatatatatataaagtttaaGTTTATACTCgtcaatataaataattttttatactaTCAAGTTAATCAAAGTAAAGTTTCCTTGAAATGTGAGGTTTAACATCTTGAAAATAAGATATATTATTTGCAACAATAGATAAAGATGACTATGATGTAAAAGTTAATTACCCGTGTATATtacttaaactaaaaaaaatgtgataAATATTGGGATTTTGTTCTATATATGTCCACTTGACCATTTAAAATGCTTTATAAGTTAAACTTTTATACAATGTATTGAAACTTTTATTCTATTTAGTTCCCTAAAAAGTAATTACAGGTAAAATATTTACCATAAGtggtttataatttaaaaataaattagtagCATATTGGAAAAGTTTAAATTACTCTAATggtataaatattatttattatggtatataagttaaatctttTTTCAATATGTCAGTgctgttttatttttttggtctcCCATATAATGTTCGATATGGGTTTTAGGCCCGAATAATCAGGATTCGATCCGCATAAGACGATTAAAGGGAGAAGCGCTCCCGGATGTTCTTTCTGCTGGCATAATTTGTTCTAATGGAAATCAATCATGGGCCACAAGTACCTCAATTTAAAATCATGTTTGCATACACAAAATCCAGAAGTAACATGGCATAACAACATTTCCTCAAATAGGTGGCATCAGAACTACAACTCATCCTGATAAGTTATTTAGCTagcaaaaatacaaataaaagaaagaaagaatatgatatCAGAAATGATACAAAAGTAAGATCAATAAATAGATCTATGCATATGCTCGTCTTCTAAGAAGGGCTCGGACCTATGAACAGAATAACACAACAAAATGATGAAATGAAGCAGAATGAACAAGAGGCACCGGAGGAAAAGGACTGAGAAACTTGTAAATTGTGTTTGGTTAACTTCCGCCATCTTTCTCTTATATGATATCTTTAAACTCCAACAATTGCACAAGTCAAAAAGTCCGCTTTCGACTGtgtatgttgctcggactcttcaagaATATCAACTAATGCGTGTCAgatccttcaaaagtagtgCAGTTTTAGAGGATCCATCACGGGTGCGACAACATtcttggagagtccgagcaacataatGTGTAGCTAATGATTCAAGAAATGCCAATGGTTTTCCCAAGCAACCAGAGCACCAATGAAAGTTCTAGCCcaaatattgtgtgaatagaACTTCTATCCAGCATGAATCCATAAATTGTTACTCCTGCTCTGTTGTTCTCAAAATATGTCACTGCAACAGcgttgtcaaaaaaaaaaactaccatTAGATGATCTCTAGCTATGCATTAATACAAAACTTCATAGTAATAAGATTAAAGTTATATCCACTGATAGATTATCAGTATATTTTAACATGAATAGTTATATGGCAGAGCTTAGGGGGGGAGGAAGCAGGTTCCAAATCCCATTTGTCGGAAAATCACACTGTATATACaaggccaatttttttttattatgtatatataattggTAATGAACCCCCTTATTAAAAATCCTGCCTGTGTAATAGGTAATTTAACTTGATGGTGCAAACTTATTATATCTTGTAGGTGTACAAAAGTTAAACTCATAGTAATAATAGTGCTCACTTTTTCAAGGGAGGAAATAAGAGAAAACAACATTAACCAGCATATCATACCTAGTGCCTGTCTTTTCTGGAATGAAATTGTGCTATAGGCATATGCAGGGACAAAATTCGTATTATCCAACTCGTCTTCTTCATCTCCGACATCATCAGCGTCAGATGATCCTCCGGAACATACAGGGAAAACTTGATCACAGGTCACTCGAGTAATTGGAGTCCCAGCCTCAGTCGAATCAAATGAATCTATTGTTGCGCACACATGCCACTTGGCTGCAAGGCAGGTTACAGATTGAGCCTTGTGTGTAATTCTGGTTGCACTTCGCAACAGTATCATGAGACCAGCAAGAAGGCTGACAGAGCAAAGCTGCATATTAAGACGACAACATTTAATCACGAGTAACAGCAATAAGAGACGATTCAGGATGAGGCCGAATGGGAGAGCCAGGGGAAAGGAGCTAAACTGCTAAACTGGAGGTCAATGTCTAGGTACTCCcaccgtctcaaattatttgctGTATTATATAATCACTCTTTATTGAATATTTACTCTATTCATGTGTCATCTCCCTATAATTGAGGTGTTTGTAGTCTTCAAGAACaattactaagggtaaaatgggaaaaaattaattaatattgtcttgaacttctaaaatgacacataatttgagacaactataATTAGAAatcacgacaaataatttgagacagagggagtactttcTTGGCTTCATTTTATATGACGATGTTATTTGACTGAGCACGAATTTTAAGAACgagagaaagaaagattatAGCTACATAATAGAAGTACCCTTAGCACGCTAAAAGACCATGTCATTAcggtaaaatgagaagtttaaagttaaagatgtaccaaatatagaaaggtgttgTTCTTTTGGAATAGATTAAAAATCAAAGAGTGCCATATAAAATGGAATAGAGGAAGTGATTGATTTGGTTAACATGCTGTGTCACCAGAAATACTTAAAGacagtgaaaacagcatcagtaCCACAAATTCAGTGATAAGATTGTGATCAATGATGTAGTTTCAAGATTCATGTGCTTACGTTGAATACAGGAAACAATGAGAAATAAGAATGGTTATAAGGCATACCGCGAGTTCACCACTTTTGTAGATATGAAGATCTGCAGTAGAGCGTGTGGTCATGAGAAGGGACGCGAATTGACTTGCTGTAATGAACATCAATGCCCACAAGATGAAAGACCGGTACCTATGGCTAATAATCCTCAAGTGCCTCCTAATTCTAAGGTGCTCTCTCAACACCGATTCAACATCCGAATCTACATGAAAGAACTGCGCAAAATCTTGTAGTCGGAGGATTTGGAGGTAACATATCAACCGGAAAAGGATACAGACTAGGAAGAACACGACCGTCCTGTAAAGCCAAGAACTCAGCTCTAGAATACATGCAACTGTGTCACTCACAATGACATTTCCCAAGAAGGGAATTCGGGTCCCACCGGAACTGTACCACCAAATCTTGTACGCGCATTCAGCAGCAAAACATGGCAGGACAAATGTGAATAGGATCTTTAGTGAGCTCTGCATTTTGAGAAGAAGAATTGTTGTTACATCATGTTGTTCAAGGCATATAACTTGCCACCTAGCTACCAAATACTGATGAACATGTCCAAAGATGGATTAAGGATTTTAAGTTTATGGGTTCTTAATTCTCGAACGGGACAACGACTGGGTTCAATATAAATAActtgtacatatttaaatgaatttcttaatacaaatataacGTTTAAGCTAAAGCTACTAACACTTAAAGTTGATCAATAGTCCATCCTCTCAACTTATATATAAACACTCTTTCTATTTCAAAATACCTCAAATAATCGGATACAATTCTACTGATCATATTGTCCTTTGTACTTATCAAAACTTTTAAGAATTCATTTAactattcaaattttaaatatttgatctgTTGTTTTCTATCAGACTATTTTTCAAcaattgcttcttctttttttccattaACGTAAAAGCCAAATCAAAGTCTTAAGCACTGTTTATTTTCCAACCATcatgttttaaaaaagaatagaGGAACAACACTGTCTGATCCTTGAAAATGTTTAGCAAATTTACAATTCCAATGGTAAAgagagtttaaaaaataaatttaacttGTATACATTCAAAAATGCAAAAGAATTTTTACGCTATTAGGTTATTTAAAAGAATAATAACACATTATCGTCTATAATAAGCACGATTAGTAAACTGAAAGAGCTAAAAAATTTCACTAGTCTACATAAGTTCAATCCAAAACAAAAAGATAGTAGTCATATCTAAATCAAGCCATGAAATTGACCGACAATATAGCAAAAGTGGAAGTGAGAGGAGAGAAAgaggatttaagttatatacacagATAATGGCGGAGCCAAAATCTCCACCATCAGCAttcaaaatataagaaaataatccaaaaggattcaacatctactacgtatacataaaaataattttgacctCCCATATACCATGTAATTTTCAGGCAAAAGAGATTCAAATGAACCCCTCGGGCCCCTAGCTTTGGCCCTGTACACGAACATTGTAAAAATTCTTTTACACTACTTTTTAACCGTTAGTTATGAACTAGCTAGGTTCTCCTGGAACGCTAGCTAAGCTAATCATTTACCTCTAACTACCCAACAAGTGACGTCAAACGTGActgtataaatattttttcgcTATCCATGCATAAAACTCAAACTCGGGAAAAAAAGATAAGTAAGAATAAAATTACTCCcttttatgtgaacctatttgactggatacggaatttaagaaagaagagaactTTTAAACTTatggtgttaaatgagtcacatatgtTATGTGTAGCTacaaatcattgcataaaggtaaattgttttcaaatataggAAGGGGCCATTCTTTTAGGTTCAAGTAAATTGAAACGGACAGAGTGTACTTACATTGAGTTGTTCAGTGTAGCCTCTTCTAACTGTTTCACTCTCATCACAAAGCTTATCAAGGAACAAAAACCTCCTCAATCCATACTTCTTAACAAACCGTGAAAGACAAACAAATGACAGAGCAGCAACACAGCTAAGCGACAGCTGCACAACAGCATCGTACGGTCTACTGTGTGTAGCATCACAATCTCTACAAGCCAGAAGAAAATGCGAAAGGCAAGGTACGATAATGGCGAATAATACGAAGACGAACCATGAAAGACAAGCTGAATACGGGTCAGATTGATCCACACACATCCATTTTAACCATGTTCTGAAACTGCGTAATTCGTCGTATGAGTTTGATATTGTTCGTTCTATTTCCTTGCTCTTGCTCTTGTTCAGTAAAGTTTCGTTCTTGTCACCCATTCGTGCAAAGCTTATGGATTCCTGCTATAATCTTAAGTTAATACACAGTAATAATTGAGATTACAGACttaaattcaaatatatatatacatatagaatcTATGCAAAAGTTATTAGTTCCTGTGAACCCCTATATTATACCACTACTAAACAAAACAGGAATTAGCTAACGGACAAATTCTGTTGCTAATCCTATTTGGCGACAGATGAACAACGAATTATCAAAAATTATGTTAGCTACTAGCAATTTAACAATGAATTAGCAATGAAGATTATAGCTAATTCTAGTTCTTCTTTACAGGGTACACTAGCTCCGCCTCTGAGTAACTACCCCACTAAATACTTTGGTAGATAACAGTTACTTGGTATCTCTGCTGGTGGTGGGAGGCATAGGCGGAGCTAGAATACATGAAGGGGTCATCCGAATGCCCTTCGTTCAAAAATTATACTGTATATAAagtcaaaattatatattatgtatatataataggtGTTAAATCTCCTTGGCTTCTTTGTATGTTTAATTTTTATCTGGCTCCACCACTGGTGGGAGATAGTAAGTACTCATATAAAACTAGTAAATATAGTTATCCAGACTGTGGTGATGGACGGTGACAGATACCTCATAGAATTAATTGAGATGCGCATAATCTGAATGCTacagtttaaaaaaaatggagtaTCATACCTGAGATTTGAGTTTGTGATCTGAAGCCCTTTACTGTTTATTAGAAGAAAACTCTGTTTCTTTAAGacaaaattatgattttgaGGTGTAAAGAGAATGTTTGCTTTATGTAGGGAGAGAATAAGTGTGGAGGAAGGAAAAGAAGATTCTGAAGCTTTattttaagccaaaaagaagaaaaaaaaggcaaTGCAGACTGGCAGAGGACAGTGAGAACTAACAAGTGTAGTATCCTTTTATAATGAAAAGTTAATTAATTACTAATGCCGTAGTGTTTCTGGATTCTTCCAATCACTGGCCAAATTAACTTGGCATCTGTGATTGAATTGGTGTCTATTACAATATTTCTCCTAACTAGACTACTTGTATCATACTTTAAATTACTTTGTGTTTTGTAATAGTAGCATGTACATGTTGAATATTGGTGTCTATTACAATATTTCTCGTAACTAGACTACTTGTATCATACTTTAAATTACTCTGTATTTTGTATAGTAGCATATACATGTgtgtttttttcaattttatgtgacactatttacttttctttccagttttttctgaaaaagaagatatctttctatatttaaaagtaattaaatttgaaatctttattttACGCTAAACGACATGTTCTTGTAGAAAAAATTTATCAAGGAAGCCGGGGGTAGGAAACTTGTATAATATTATGAAGGTGACAAATGGACTAGTTGGCCAAATTTGGAAGGATAAAAGTAGGTCAAATCAATAAATATGTCATGATTCGATTAGTCTATAACTTATTTGAGTTAAAATGAGTTGCCTCAGGATAAGTCAAATAGAGTAGAAATAGGGCTGCTACTCGCAGAAGGCGAATCCAAAATTTTACATCTATGAATTCAACCATTAAGGTCTATAGCATTTAACTTATTGTATTTTGAAAACTATAAATTTAatactatatttattttttacaatatttgtGAGTTCTTACGCATAAAATTATGTCACTTGTAAAAAAATAGTGAATTCAGATGAGTCAAATGTTGTAACGCTATATCCTACGGCTCTATCTTTACAAAATAATCACTGTCATAAAGTTTTACATTTTATAGAATGAAATTAGACAATGTCCTGGAGTTTCCTGTAATATTTGAAACATAGCCATTTTATTAGTGTTTGATTCCAATTGCATAAAATTATGAGATGATTGGAGTGAAGAGTGTATTCTCTCAATGATTTGCTAGCTAAGGAATCTTAGGTAAGTCCCCGTGTCAACATATACTGGGTAACCAAGGCTGTAAATATAGCACTAATTAAAATTGATTTGTTAGTTAACCATTTTTTGTCTATAGTATATATGAAGCAATAAAAGATACACTTTCCAAATCATAGGCTTTAATAAGATGACAAATCTCATAATCTCATATATGCAGATCAGCAGCAGCTACAGGTGTACCAAGTTTATAGAGCAAACATGCGATTATGCATATGGCCAACCTGCCCATTTCCACTTTCATTATAACCACATGTGATGTCTACCTTTCTTCTCTTTAGAAAATGCATTTGGCATCTAATATTATGGGCTAACAGTTAATGAAATGATGAAATTTTTGATGATTCGAGTTCAATTTTCAACAAtagagtcaaaaaaaaaaaaaagaacgataagtgatttcttctcatttatCAAGACTTTGATGGTAGAGATATTCGATATTTATATTCGTGGAAGATAACAAATACTCGGTGTGGTGACAGTGGTAGAGCCAGAATTTTGATCACTAaggaaattcaaaatataaaaaaatatacacatgaaaaaaccaaaaaaataaaaatttaacataTAGTATATACACGTACGTAGAAGAAAATTGACCTATCTATACAATGTGATTTTTAGAAAAAGGGGTGTCAATCGCCTTAGCCAATGGTAGCTCCACTGTTGCCCCTTCGTATAGTCGAGGAACACGCAAGGTGACTCGAACACCATCacaattgaagaaaaatgtatattgaGAACTAAAAAGACAAGGGTagtattatattattaatttattatgcAGAGTTTTTGTCATAAACTTTATTCTTGTCCGAATGACACATTAATACCTATTTTAGGAtcaaacattttcttttttacttagATTTTTCAATACgctaaatacttttaaatatgaaagtttgcGGTTTATGGTACATGTCTTTTAGTTGCTAACCatataatttgttttaaaaagtgAGAAATCATGCTTAAATCAACCTTCAAGAGGGAATAATGTAAAGGGAAGGGAAGGTAAAGAAATTTGGTAGCagaaagggaaggggttaggtgGTACAATTCTTGGTAATCGAAGAACATTATTCTTTGATACGTGTGCcacttgttttttttcttatttggtAAGGAAGCACCATTATTTTATCGTACTCTAAAAGTTTtctattattaataaatatagtatagatcaccaacaacaacataccaagtgCAACATCACTGatggggtctagggagggtagagtgtacgcagaccttatccctgTCTTGAGAGGTAGAAAGAGggtttccaatagaccctcggctcaagaaaaagcaTATGAAACCAGATCAAATAAGAAATAACGGGGAAGATGCAACCTTGACAAAGAACTATAAAACCAAGCCAAAGCATTCTTAAAAAAAGAATAGTAACTAAAACAGAATACAAATACTATATAGATCAATAGACATTCTCCCCCAACTTTACTTTAACAATCAAACTCTCCCCTCAACTACGAACAATAGACATTCTAcctcctttatcctatgcaaTGCCTACTTTACCGTGGACATTTTCAATCCTCTATCTATGTAATaccttgttatatatatatattcacataGGTATTAGATctttatttaaattcatattataagTACAATAATCCTTTTATAAATTTATCACAAAGGTATGTTACttttatgattgatattttaagacacgcacacacacacaaacacacacacatacattacctgttatttttacatatatatttatatctatACTTAAGTTTCACTTCTCCCTTATTCTCTATTGTCAATATATAAACGAGTTTTGATTGTCATTAATGGAAtactttaaattataatttaaaattcatttataataaatagataatcttttaggaatttCTTATAGAATatacttctttttttattaattattttgtattacCTGCATTGAAagatatttataaagttattataacatgttatttttacttgtataaatagatattaGAGTTTtgataattattaattaaaaaaatctttttcttctcatttatttcattatagaatgACATTAAGCTATATATTCAGCtagtatttctcacttttcttttttcttctcgaaattaatatttaattttttatagaatttgttacatagattaaagagatttaaaaaatcatgattttaaataaGTGAAGTACAAAAGACAAATTGATAATATAAGGGTTGTTACCCTATTTAAGgagggtcaaaatagtttacaacatccggatAATtagggttaattaaagttaagagtcgccacctaattatttacggtgaattagggcacctatgGTAACTAAAGTAactatctaaagttgatttgttttaaagtctacgaaaccaagtGATTCTAGGTgcgggttcaactaacctagagggaaggtattaggcatcctctaagttccattaaaaTGGTTAGTCCGTCCGGACTCAattttaattaggctaagtgtgaATATTacattttagaaaataaagtagTTCGTAAATATTGTTAAGGCTCTTAAAAAATGTTATTTAGAATAAAGCTTGTACTAAATATGATGATCTTGCATAAGAGGAAAACTTCAAAtgccatttaaaataaaatttataaatactaCGAGATTTTAGCTAAAAATACTATTTAAAGTAAGACTTGCATAAAAATATATAGGTAGAAGAAAATAAGGTTTATGCAGCGTTTTAAATAAATGTTTGATGTATtagtaatattttgaaattacGGTAGTAAGAATATGACCCCTTTAATTCGAAAATATGAATTTAGGCTATCAATTATTCTAGAAATGAATATTATAGATACTATAaacaatttaaatatatataacaaagaaaatgaaacttagGGGATTAAATATTGgtttccttaaattaactacCTTTTATACTAAAACTAAATCACTAGTTTCACTAGAATTCGTCTAAGTTAAGAAAATGAAGTAAGACAAAGTGTTAGCCAtacaaaacaaatcaaaatacacaaccataagataaaagagagggaaagaaaatttaaatgGATGCCGGCCCATTTTCCGTTGCCCACCGCCGCgcggtttttttttcttcgttaGTTTTCACGTGATAGTCGGGCCTAAGCCTTGATAGCAGTTATATCGCATAATGTTGCACTATGCTTGAAGAGATTAGATTAGGCgactagagaatttgttttacATTTTTCTTTCTCGTGGATAAGGACCGACTCGAGAGGAGTTGTGTTGGGTTTTAACCCAACGCCGAGTGCGGACGGAGATGACGAGTCgcttggactcgtatgcgagacgtcatgcaaaaaaaaagtgaaaagaaaaagaatcagCCCATAATCAACAGATAAAGCTaaacaatatataatataaattggaAACAACCAATGAATTATGTATTGTATATATTTAAGTATATCTCGGTATACTCATTTATAAGGATGCATAGAAGGTTAATATCCATAGGCAAACGAAACATCCAGCCGAAAACGAGAATTCGCAGTTAAactaataacatataaaaatagataAGTCGGCAGCAAGGCCCAATA
This window harbors:
- the LOC132053187 gene encoding uncharacterized protein LOC132053187, with the translated sequence MGDKNETLLNKSKSKEIERTISNSYDELRSFRTWLKWMCVDQSDPYSACLSWFVFVLFAIIVPCLSHFLLACRDCDATHSRPYDAVVQLSLSCVAALSFVCLSRFVKKYGLRRFLFLDKLCDESETVRRGYTEQLNSSLKILFTFVLPCFAAECAYKIWWYSSGGTRIPFLGNVIVSDTVACILELSSWLYRTVVFFLVCILFRLICYLQILRLQDFAQFFHVDSDVESVLREHLRIRRHLRIISHRYRSFILWALMFITASQFASLLMTTRSTADLHIYKSGELALCSVSLLAGLMILLRSATRITHKAQSVTCLAAKWHVCATIDSFDSTEAGTPITRVTCDQVFPVCSGGSSDADDVGDEEDELDNTNFVPAYAYSTISFQKRQALVTYFENNRAGVTIYGFMLDRSSIHTIFGLELSLVLWLLGKTIGIS